The nucleotide sequence AAAGGGCCTAAAGGTTCCGTGCCAAGCACTCTTTGCAAAGCATCCGACTGACTAGAACCATCAAGTGGCACTGATGACATACCGGGTAGCGATGCTTCTGACGCTGATATCGAAGGTGGTGTCTGCTGCAACGGTCCATACCAACTATTAGAGTACGCTGGTGTTGGATACTGCGAAAAAAGCCCCGGTGAAGGAGAGTACAAGACCGGATCTCTTCTCTGAACCTTACGACCAGTGTTGGACGACCGCCCTGGAGTAGTCTGCTGCATCTCTTTAACATAGCGAGCCTTAGCCATGAGCCTCTTTATAGGTCTCCACAAGGCAAGGCGAGTCTCATCTTGCCTGCTCTCATCGACTTTCCATCCCTCGTAAACTGTCGTTACACAGTCCCAAGCCTGATCACATTGCGGTGATTGAGGTCGAGCGCAAAGCTCAGAGAGGACAAATGCCATGGCACCCCACTGGATGTGAGTCTTGGAGTACCATGTGAACTGTATGATCTCTTTGTTTGTGAGAAGCATGCCTGATACCTCAAGTATCTTGATCGAAGTCTGGAAGAGCTCATCGCGTACTCTGTTCTCTAGCTGGCCTGCGGTGTTGGGAGTAGGAGGGAATTGGGTACTCGTGCTTTTACCATCGACACCCTTTTCCCGTGACACTACTGAGTACTGGGTAATAAGCCAAAATCGTCCGAGGATGATCTGTGCCACCGCTGAAGATAGAAGTTGAAATGGTACTGAAGTATCGCAGATAGGCAGATATTTATCCCGCAATCGACTTTCCAATTCTTGAGCCAGACTCTTGGGAGAATCAGAGGCGTCATCTACCCTTGGGGTACCTCCATCGTCTGATGTTTTGTTCTGCTTGTGTCTCATGCGACCCAACTTCAGACCTGTCTGTATAGCCTCACATCGAATCGACGTGAGCGTCATATCAGTCGCGTGGTCCCATCTTTCAGCTGGAGGCTCCACCATCTCAGGTGACAAGTCAACATCGTTGATGTGCAGTGGAGGCTTTGTATCTGTGATGAAGCCCTGCGCAATAGGCTCATTGCAGTGATATTCTGACGAGCGACTATCAATGATGCAGATCTGCCACCATAACCGGCGGCGCAGCTCAGTCTCAAAGGGTTTTAGCCCGAAGATGGTGCCATCGCGATGAAGACCCATTGTCCTTGCGATGTGAAAGACCAGCGATGTGAGTGCCCATGCAGCGCGCGAATCATCTTCATTTGGTAGTGCAGACAAAAAGAGTACTGCGGCCTGCAACATGGTCATGCTCTGAGTGCTGAGGAGGTTGCCTTGAGCGAGAGCCTGTTCAACTGCAAATCGATATCTTTCCAGTGCCGCTTCACGAGTCTCATCCAGAATATTGAGACATTGCTCCGGGTTGAGACTGATGACAGCTGAATAATGGATAGTAAATAACAGGGTCTCGGTATGCTTGTCGACGGTGCCAAGAGAAGCGATGGCATCCCAGTAGATTCTTGTCAAGGTCGGCATGTGAAATATGCGGACGAGCGGCGCGACATTCTCACTGAATGCGGCAAAGAGCGTGACAGCTTGTTGCAGTGAGGGATGGTAGTGATAGAGAGGTGAAGCAATTGCGCGGTAGCCAAAAATAGCGGCATTGAGTCCTAACTGAGGATCTGATGGTGAGGTAGCGGCGGTGGTGGCTGATGAAGCGATTGAAGGCTCGTAGCCAGCGTCCTCACTAGCAGGCTCAAATAAAAGATCACGTAGCTCCTCAACCTATAAACAACGTCAGTCATAAGAAGGTAGATCAAGTAAAAATGGAAGACATACCTCATTGGATAAAGTGACCCATAATGCATTGTTCACATAGTAACTCTTTGACTCGTCAACCTTGAGACGACTAAAGTCCTGCTCAAACGAATGGCCCTCACTGTCTTGCGCAGTCTGCGGGGTATCCTGGTTGTCTCTGGCTATATAATTGTTAGATGCAATCTgtagtgagtgagtgtaAGGCTGCCTTTGACTTACCAGCAGCACCGAACTGTCCAATGATGCTCTCAAGGCGGGACAAACGCTCCGATAGTTGAGGCGCAAGGCTGCGCTTCGGCCTCTTTGGTGCTCTCCCTCTACCGGGAGGGTAGATACAGTTGACTTCGGATCTGATGCAATTAGAGCATTGGGGGAATTGGCGGTCGCATTTGACTCTGCGATGGCGACAGTGGATGCAGGTCCGCACTTGGACGTGCGATTGAGCCAGGCCTGGCATGGAGAGACTGCCCAAAGTAGAGTCCATCTTGCTGGGACTGACAGAGCTGTCGAGAGATGATTACCCTAGAGGACCTGGGAGTTCCACGTCTTGGCAATCTGGATTACAGAATGAACAGACATTGAGCAATGCCGTTGGAACTTGGTAGAGACGCAAGATCGGGCGAGTGGGTTAGCGGACAATTGTGCGAGACGATGCCCCGCAACCGATGTCTAGCACTGCTATTGGCCCGGCAGTCGCATAAGTTATGCGAGGTGCGCGAATCCGCGAGGGAGCGAAAACTCTCGCGAAATTGGCCATTACGAGCATCGAGAAAAAACACATGATACTAGTGCTGAGAGAAAACATGATAAAGGCCTGTAAAGAAATCCTTTTGCGGATTCCCTCCCACAGGAACAATCACTGAACAAGGAGCACTTTTGCGCCTTATCTTGCCGCCCGCCAAACCACGGAGGGACATACAGGGCTCCACTGGATGATCTGACAGACAGCACAATGAGCGAACAGTTCAACATGGGTAAGGAGGAGGAAGCGCAGTCGGGCGACGTGGTCGACTTTGAGGGAGACTCCGACACCCACAACCCGCAGAACTGGCCCATGGGGAAAAAAGTGTATACGACAGCCCTGTGGGCCCTGACTACCTGCTGGATTACCTTTGCCTCCGCCATTTACTCGGCCGGCACAGCAGAGATCAGTGAGGAGTTCCATGTATCGTACGAGGTGGCCAACGCGGGTACCAGTCTGCTCATTTTCGGGTTTGCTCTGGGACCCATGCTCTGGGCACCCTTGTGCGAGGTTTACGGCCGGAAATGGCCTGCTCTCGCTGTAAGCTAGCTACCCCATTGCCGCTGCAACTGTTACAGTACCTCCAAGTCTTAGCTACAGGCTACAGTATATCTACCCGTTATGGACCTTGCTGACCCTCGCTAGCCCTATTTCATTAGCGCAGCCTTCGCCTTCGGCACTGCGACCGCCAAGGACATCCAGACAATCCTAATAACAAGGTTCTTCGCCGGCGTGTTCGGCAGCTcccccatctccatcacagGCGGTTCCATCGTCGACATCTGGACCCCACGCCAGCGGGGCACCCCCATGGTCTGCTACGGCATCACCATCGCTGCGGCGCCGACCCTGGGGCCTATCATCGGCGGCGCCTTTATCGCCAGCGGCTGCGGCTGGCGCTGGACCGAGTACCTTACCGGTATCGTCATGATGGTCCAGTTCGTCCTAGACGCCTTGTGGCTAGACGAGAGCCACGCTGACGTGCTTCTCACTCGCAAGGCAGGCCGCCTCCGTCGGTCTACGGGGAATTTCAGTCTCCACGCTAAGGTACGTGAGATCTTCTTATCCCGGGTCCCGCACCATATGCAGTACCGTAATCTTTTCCCGCTTATGGTGCGCTGTGCGGCCCTTCCGTGGCTGATATCTTGGctgaaacaaaacaaaaataTTACAGTGGGAGGAGACTAGCCCAACGTTCAAGAGTCTGCTGAGTACCTACCTTGTCCGACCGTTTCAGATGCTTCTGGATCCAATCTGCCTCCTGCTTACGATCTATACCTCTTTCGTCTATGGTAAGCGCTACAAATATCCCCAGTCAATAATTCAACGTTACCTGCTTGCTGCTGTATTATTACCTTCCCAAACACTGCTGACTCATGGGACCTTTTGCTCTGTAGCAATCCTTTACGCGAGCTTGGAGAGTTTCGCCTTAGAATACGGCCGGTTCCGAGGATGGGGCCCCGTAGTGAGCCAGCTTCCCTTCCTGTCGCTGTTAATTGGCTGTCTCTTTGCCGCGGCGgccaacatcttcaacaacatctatTACGGAAAGAAGCTCGTCGCCAACAACTTCAAGCCTGTTCCTGAAGCGAGACTTCCACCAATGATGGTGGGCGGCTTCGCCTTTTCTGCAggtcttttcctttttggcTGTAAGTGTCAATATCTAGCGGAACCGCCCCGAACCTACATGAGAAATTGTGGGGATGACTTGCATAGACGACTGACCCGTTATTTTCATCTGTTCAGGGACCTCGGTCGAGCACGTCTCTAGCCCATGGCCGTCCATCATTGGCGTCTTCCTCACAGGGGTTGGCTTCACCACCATCTTCCAGTCGTCCCTCCAGTATCTAGTCGACACCTTCACCCGCTACAGTGCTAGCGCTATTGCGGCTAACACTTTTGTCCGATCCATGGCTGCAGGTGCCTTTCCTCTCTTCGTCTGGCCCATGTATGAAAAGATCGGCATCGATTGGGGGAGCACTATCTTTGCCTGCATTAGCGTGCTTCTGCTGCCAGCTCCCTTCCTCTTTTTCAAATGGGGTTATCGGATCAGGGCCCGTGGCGAATTCAGCAAGCTCTCGACCTATTAAGGCTGCTCGGGTTAGACAAGAAACCCTGTCATGGCTGTTTTGATCCGACATGCATATTCCAATCGCGGAACCGAGGACATGGTGAGCTGATATTGGGCGTTGTCTATTTCGTCATTTATGAGACACCAACTTGCATGAAATGGTCATGGATACGGGTTTAACAGGTGTCATCAATATCCAACGCCACTCATTGCCTGCGAGTTCCCTTCTTCCAGTACCTTTCTTAGAGATAAGCAACATCACCAGATTGAGTTAGAATAGATCCCTAGTGATTCCTACCTAATACATACGCTACCCATCGGCAAACCTTCTCTCTAACGTGATGCTACCGTACCATGACGCTGACTCGCTGCCAAACACGTGCCGCCCGGGACGATAACATACCGAATTACGTGTTCTGATTCTGAATACGATATACCCGGTTTATCGTACTCTCAACCGCACTGACCAACCTGCCATGTCAAGCCTAGCCGAAACCTTAACCGTGCAGATTGGTTGCATCCAGTATaagcaagaagctgaagctgcatATACGCGGCGTGTCAGAAATGCAATCCAACGGCAATACGCTCCaggaaggaagaaaaaaaccaCTCAGCAAACTGTGGCATGGATGCTGACTAGTGGCGCAGTGGTAAGAGACGCAAGGCGACGGCAACTCGGCAGTGAGCCCCCTCCCAGCTCTATCTGTTAACGCTGACCTGGGCGGGAGGTAATCTGATTATAAGACTCGCAAGCCTTAAGTTGGTTGGGGCCAATGTCCCGATTCATCTGATCTGCTGCCTCGGTACAGTATCGAGTCAGCCCAACTGCACTGGCTCCCCGATCCCAAAGACTTGGCATTATCACTAAAGGACACACACACCCTCCTCTCTACTGCCCAGTCACTAGGTCAACCCTGTCTACTCATCCCCCAAAACACCATGCCTCCGTATAACTTCCCCTCCGTGCGAGCTTCATGTGATCGCTGCCGATTCCACAAGCTCAAATGCATCGTCAATGCAGAAGACAAATCCGTCCAGCAAAAGTGCGCCCGCTGTATCAGGGCAAAGGTTGAGTGCGTGTATAGCCAACGGGCCCGCCCCAAACGCCAAAAGAACCTCGAGTCAGAGGGCAGTTCTGGTGAGGGGGAAATGGGGCCTCTGACTCCACCGACTGGCTCTGGCGAAGAAGTCAGCTTTGACAACTTTGACTCGTCCTATACAGGCTCGCCAGATATCTGGGCCATGCTGAATACGCCGGATTTTGGAGTCCGGCTGGATGAGTCGAGTTTGACGTTTGGCAGCTTCGCACAGACGCCGTCAGGCGTAGCATCTGCGAGCGCGAGTGGGCTGCATGTTGGTTCCATGCTCGACGTAGCACCGAACCAGATTCTTGGTAACGGACTTGTCACGGAGCCCACTACACCCAAATATGAAAATACTGCATTGGATTCATCGGCGAGAATAGCGCCCTTCATGCATGATTGCACGCAGTCTCAGACCAACGGGAGTATCGACATTGATGGGGCTTCGCCAATCACTCGACTGTCAAATCTCATGGCTGATATTTACCGGACGCTGGCTATTCTCACAGGCAGTTCGCATGCCACAAAATATCCCAGCTTCAACTTTTGCGAATATCCTATTGGCACCGTCTTGCATCTTGCCCAGACTCTGGTAGAGATCATTCCTCAAGTCACAAGCTCATTCCACGCAACCTCAGCATTTCCCCAAGACATGACTGGAGTATCAAGACGCGACTCAATATCTTCCGTTTCCCCATTcaacagctacagctactACGCAGACCTCCAATCCATCACACCCCCATCATCCACAGCATCCCACAGCCTCAAAGACTCCATGGACGCACCCACAAAAATGCTCGCAATGAGCTGCTACTCCTCCCTACGCCGCCTATACTGTCTAGTCCTGACTCATTTCGAGACCTACCTGCGAATGACACTCCCCGCTTTCACCAGCGAACTTCTGTCGCATAACGCAGCGGGGGTCAAGACGCTGCAGCTCGGTGAGCTGCCTCTTACGGACGAGGTGTGCAGCAGGATTGGCACGGCGGTCAAGTTGATGCTGGATGCCCTTCGCTCCGCGGAGGATATGCTCGGTCTTTCTGATTATGCGAGCACTACGCGAAGATGCCGGAAAGCGGATCCATGCGGGTGTCCGTTCTCAGCAGGGTCGGCGGAGAGGGGTCAGGATGTAACGCCGTTGGCGTATGAGGAGCTCTCAGAGGTATTTAAGGACAGTGCTATGATGGGGTATGAAAGGGCGCATATGGATAATCTGGCGAGCAAGGTTGAGTCTGTCAAGATAATGTTGAAGGATAGAATAGACCTCCGCATCTGAGTTctttagactttatatatagagatCATTTAATTTTATTCCACTTGATTTTACTGAAGTGCCCCTGACTGTCACACTGGCTACTTGCCGCCACCACTATATGCAACATGTTGAGGACCATCAAAAGCTTCTCCAACAAAGGTGGTGTCAGCAGCGCCGATGATGCGTTTGGTAATAGCAGCAGAGCCCCGAACTCCCTCCTTTGCCATGAAATACGCCGCAAGGCCAGCAACATGCGGCGCAGCCATGCTTGTGCCTGACCTGTACACA is from Fusarium musae strain F31 chromosome 4, whole genome shotgun sequence and encodes:
- a CDS encoding hypothetical protein (antiSMASH:Cluster_4.4), with the protein product MPPYNFPSVRASCDRCRFHKLKCIVNAEDKSVQQKCARCIRAKVECVYSQRARPKRQKNLESEGSSGEGEMGPLTPPTGSGEEVSFDNFDSSYTGSPDIWAMLNTPDFGVRLDESSLTFGSFAQTPSGVASASASGLHVGSMLDVAPNQILGNGLVTEPTTPKYENTALDSSARIAPFMHDCTQSQTNGSIDIDGASPITRLSNLMADIYRTLAILTGSSHATKYPSFNFCEYPIGTVLHLAQTLVEIIPQVTSSFHATSAFPQDMTGVSRRDSISSVSPFNSYSYYADLQSITPPSSTASHSLKDSMDAPTKMLAMSCYSSLRRLYCLVLTHFETYLRMTLPAFTSELLSHNAAGVKTLQLGELPLTDEVCSRIGTAVKLMLDALRSAEDMLGLSDYASTTRRCRKADPCGCPFSAGSAERGQDVTPLAYEELSEVFKDSAMMGYERAHMDNLASKVESVKIMLKDRIDLRI
- the BIK6 gene encoding Efflux pump bik6 (antiSMASH:Cluster_4.4~SMCOG1005:Drug resistance transporter, EmrB/QacA), giving the protein MSEQFNMGKEEEAQSGDVVDFEGDSDTHNPQNWPMGKKVYTTALWALTTCWITFASAIYSAGTAEISEEFHVSYEVANAGTSLLIFGFALGPMLWAPLCEVYGRKWPALAPYFISAAFAFGTATAKDIQTILITRFFAGVFGSSPISITGGSIVDIWTPRQRGTPMVCYGITIAAAPTLGPIIGGAFIASGCGWRWTEYLTGIVMMVQFVLDALWLDESHADVLLTRKAGRLRRSTGNFSLHAKWEETSPTFKSLLSTYLVRPFQMLLDPICLLLTIYTSFVYAILYASLESFALEYGRFRGWGPVVSQLPFLSLLIGCLFAAAANIFNNIYYGKKLVANNFKPVPEARLPPMMVGGFAFSAGLFLFGWTSVEHVSSPWPSIIGVFLTGVGFTTIFQSSLQYLVDTFTRYSASAIAANTFVRSMAAGAFPLFVWPMYEKIGIDWGSTIFACISVLLLPAPFLFFKWGYRIRARGEFSKLSTY
- the BIK5 gene encoding Bikaverin cluster transcription factor bik5 (EggNog:ENOG41~antiSMASH:Cluster_4.4), with product MDSTLGSLSMPGLAQSHVQVRTCIHCRHRRVKCDRQFPQCSNCIRSEVNCIYPPGRGRAPKRPKRSLAPQLSERLSRLESIIGQFGAAARDNQDTPQTAQDSEGHSFEQDFSRLKVDESKSYYVNNALWVTLSNEVEELRDLLFEPASEDAGYEPSIASSATTAATSPSDPQLGLNAAIFGYRAIASPLYHYHPSLQQAVTLFAAFSENVAPLVRIFHMPTLTRIYWDAIASLGTVDKHTETLLFTIHYSAVISLNPEQCLNILDETREAALERYRFAVEQALAQGNLLSTQSMTMLQAAVLFLSALPNEDDSRAAWALTSLVFHIARTMGLHRDGTIFGLKPFETELRRRLWWQICIIDSRSSEYHCNEPIAQGFITDTKPPLHINDVDLSPEMVEPPAERWDHATDMTLTSIRCEAIQTGLKLGRMRHKQNKTSDDGGTPRVDDASDSPKSLAQELESRLRDKYLPICDTSVPFQLLSSAVAQIILGRFWLITQYSVVSREKGVDGKSTSTQFPPTPNTAGQLENRVRDELFQTSIKILEVSGMLLTNKEIIQFTWYSKTHIQWGAMAFVLSELCARPQSPQCDQAWDCVTTVYEGWKVDESRQDETRLALWRPIKRLMAKARYVKEMQQTTPGRSSNTGRKVQRRDPVLYSPSPGLFSQYPTPAYSNSWYGPLQQTPPSISASEASLPGMSSVPLDGSSQSDALQRVLGTEPLGPFMDMIPEWPWVDAEHGASSLAGFDLGPPRFN